A part of Gammaproteobacteria bacterium genomic DNA contains:
- the mltB gene encoding lytic murein transglycosylase B: MMVKKHGFKSKFLTQLFTTVKPRPQILSKMKYPLERKPWSLYRKLYVSELRIAKGLAFWQAHAATLARAEARYGVPANIIVATIGVESKYGETVGKYCVLDALVNLAFAPEGKRRTFFRNELEAFLLLAREQNLSPETILGSYAGAIGQPQFMPSSFRHYAVNFSGHTKIDLTNNVDDVIGSVANYYHQNGWEKNQPIAMPISMRGGKYQLGLTKPKSISLFEMLESAALQMTVPPTRDPRFIILQTNYGNEYWHGFYNFDVIKRYNHSELYAMAIFQLSHYLAVERERVSS; encoded by the coding sequence ATGATGGTCAAGAAACACGGCTTTAAAAGTAAATTTTTAACGCAATTGTTTACTACCGTTAAACCCCGACCGCAAATTTTATCAAAAATGAAATATCCCTTGGAACGTAAACCATGGAGTTTGTATCGAAAATTATATGTATCCGAACTCCGTATCGCAAAAGGACTAGCTTTTTGGCAAGCCCATGCAGCAACTTTAGCGCGCGCTGAAGCTCGGTATGGGGTACCTGCTAATATTATTGTGGCAACAATCGGAGTGGAGAGTAAATATGGGGAAACTGTCGGTAAATATTGCGTCCTCGATGCCTTAGTTAATCTTGCTTTTGCACCTGAGGGTAAACGTCGCACATTCTTTCGCAATGAATTAGAAGCTTTCTTATTGCTCGCGCGTGAACAAAATCTTTCCCCCGAAACCATCTTAGGATCCTATGCGGGCGCCATCGGTCAGCCGCAATTTATGCCTAGTAGCTTTCGACATTATGCAGTGAATTTTTCTGGTCATACCAAAATAGATTTAACCAACAATGTCGACGATGTTATTGGCAGTGTGGCCAATTATTACCATCAAAATGGCTGGGAAAAAAATCAACCCATTGCTATGCCCATTTCAATGCGCGGAGGAAAATATCAGCTGGGTTTAACCAAGCCCAAAAGTATTTCTCTTTTTGAAATGCTTGAAAGTGCAGCCTTGCAAATGACGGTCCCCCCTACTCGGGATCCACGATTTATTATTTTGCAAACGAATTATGGAAATGAATATTGGCATGGATTTTATAACTTCGACGTTATTAAACGTTATAACCACAGTGAGCTTTATGCAATGGCCATTTTCCAATTAAGCCATTATCTTGCTGTCGAACGAGAGAGGGTTTCTTCATGA
- a CDS encoding cation:proton antiporter, with translation MLFFPQFPLRLNPIALFGLTLILGLIGGELAKRSRILPAITGFIAVGFLVGPGGLDIVTPSLLAYARLFVDISLGLVLFDLGRHLDFNWLRHDRGILPMAIAESSLTFLFIFMVLSFFNLPPLSSALAATIAVATSPAEVMMVAHDLSAEGPVTRRTLILTSLNNLFGLTLFAFFLPFTAPHTSLLNMIGHVIYRLVGSVSLGLIMFVLILGIARFIGKRKENQFVLFAGTVVFAIGLTSILNVSSMLTLFTLGVAARNFDYKHILSEVDFGWLARLFFIILFVVTGVQLQLKGLWLVPAAVIAFLIARAVAKTFGIMLFAKKSRLTKQQMFALSLALTPMATLAIGMSGILQNVNPELSSQLIVIITAVATIFNLIGPVAAQWSFIYAGEAATEKTGGNK, from the coding sequence ATGCTGTTTTTTCCCCAATTTCCGTTACGGCTCAATCCCATTGCTTTGTTTGGGTTAACACTCATTCTTGGTCTCATTGGTGGCGAATTAGCAAAGCGTAGTCGGATTTTACCTGCGATTACGGGGTTTATTGCTGTTGGCTTTTTAGTAGGACCCGGTGGACTCGATATCGTTACACCTTCCTTACTTGCTTATGCGCGTCTTTTTGTCGATATTTCACTTGGTTTAGTTTTATTCGATTTAGGTCGTCATTTAGATTTTAATTGGTTGCGGCATGATCGAGGAATTTTGCCTATGGCCATTGCAGAATCATCGCTTACTTTTCTGTTTATTTTTATGGTTTTGAGTTTTTTTAACTTGCCTCCTTTGTCCTCAGCGCTTGCTGCAACCATCGCAGTTGCAACCTCTCCTGCGGAAGTGATGATGGTCGCGCACGATCTTTCTGCAGAAGGTCCGGTAACACGTCGTACGCTCATTTTAACCAGTCTCAATAATTTATTTGGTTTAACCTTATTTGCTTTCTTTCTACCTTTTACGGCACCGCATACTTCATTACTCAATATGATAGGTCACGTTATCTATAGACTGGTTGGCTCTGTAAGTTTGGGGCTCATTATGTTCGTATTGATTTTAGGCATTGCTCGATTCATTGGTAAGCGTAAAGAAAATCAATTTGTTCTTTTTGCAGGCACGGTCGTTTTTGCCATTGGTTTGACCAGCATTTTAAATGTGTCATCCATGCTTACCCTCTTTACGTTAGGCGTTGCCGCGCGTAATTTTGATTACAAACATATTCTTTCCGAAGTCGATTTTGGTTGGTTAGCCCGATTATTTTTTATTATTTTATTTGTTGTAACTGGTGTTCAATTACAATTGAAAGGATTATGGCTTGTACCCGCGGCAGTGATTGCCTTTTTAATTGCACGCGCTGTAGCTAAAACTTTTGGTATTATGTTATTTGCTAAAAAAAGCCGCCTAACGAAACAGCAAATGTTTGCATTAAGTCTTGCTTTAACGCCCATGGCAACATTAGCAATTGGGATGTCTGGTATTCTGCAAAATGTTAACCCTGAATTATCTTCACAGCTTATTGTGATCATTACTGCCGTTGCGACCATATTTAATCTTATTGGTCCTGTTGCTGCACAATGGTCATTTATTTATGCCGGCGAAGCGGCCACGGAAAAAACAGGAGGCAATAAATGA
- a CDS encoding septal ring lytic transglycosylase RlpA family protein encodes MIRLAFPVLVLLLTTSCTHHTQPISIQKTEVVAKNEKIKKAVDSKSTYQVFGKRYHVMRSSHQYEEKGFASWYGRDFHRKKTSSGERFNMYKLTAAHKTLPLPTKVQVTNLKNGKKIVVTVNDRGPFISNRLIDLSYGAAKQLGMVGQGVAPVTVKALG; translated from the coding sequence ATGATCAGATTAGCATTTCCAGTTTTAGTTCTACTTCTTACAACAAGTTGTACCCATCACACTCAGCCCATTTCTATCCAAAAAACTGAAGTTGTTGCTAAAAACGAAAAGATAAAAAAAGCTGTCGACTCTAAATCCACTTATCAAGTTTTTGGTAAGCGTTACCATGTTATGCGTTCAAGCCATCAGTATGAGGAAAAAGGATTTGCTTCCTGGTATGGCCGTGACTTCCATCGTAAAAAAACTTCGAGCGGTGAACGCTTTAATATGTATAAGTTGACTGCTGCACATAAAACATTGCCGCTGCCAACTAAAGTGCAAGTGACTAATCTTAAAAATGGTAAAAAAATTGTTGTGACAGTCAACGATCGCGGACCCTTCATCTCTAATCGTTTAATTGATCTCTCTTACGGTGCAGCTAAGCAACTAGGTATGGTCGGTCAAGGTGTTGCCCCGGTCACTGTGAAAGCATTGGGATAA
- a CDS encoding BON domain-containing protein, with the protein MPRMVLGLIIVLACFFQGCSDIAMTGAQVVYNRRSIQNNLTDHYLTREAYQALYLRSDQFKDTHIAIASYNGDILLAGQAPNEEKKTQAEHLVKQIPQAKTVYNLISVTHPTSTMTRMSDAWLTTKVKAKLLASSEVDATRVKVVTENGTVYLMGILPKEEAQAAATIASLTEGVQRVVKVFSYLTISKV; encoded by the coding sequence ATGCCACGGATGGTATTAGGGTTAATTATTGTACTTGCGTGTTTCTTTCAAGGTTGTAGTGATATTGCCATGACGGGTGCGCAAGTGGTTTATAACCGCAGAAGTATCCAAAATAATCTTACCGATCACTATTTAACGCGTGAAGCCTACCAAGCCCTTTACTTACGATCGGATCAATTTAAGGATACCCATATTGCGATTGCTAGTTATAACGGTGATATCTTATTAGCAGGACAAGCACCTAATGAAGAGAAAAAGACGCAAGCAGAACATCTGGTGAAGCAAATTCCACAAGCAAAAACTGTTTATAATTTAATATCTGTGACTCATCCAACCTCGACCATGACTCGCATGAGTGATGCATGGCTTACCACCAAAGTTAAAGCTAAACTTTTGGCCTCTTCTGAAGTTGATGCAACCCGTGTGAAAGTCGTTACTGAAAATGGTACAGTTTATTTAATGGGGATTTTACCTAAAGAAGAAGCCCAAGCGGCGGCAACTATTGCAAGCTTGACCGAGGGTGTGCAGCGTGTGGTCAAAGTATTTTCCTACTTAACGATTAGCAAAGTTTAA
- a CDS encoding GGDEF domain-containing protein: protein MMPLNHQATNQTTPEIASKTCAHLINHVYKQTNLAMVASFFCAAIVFLGLIPTFKYNFSLYAWFSFYALITFLRISVVYAFEHRNLSTHINLWRNLYIVGSLFGGMSWGLLAILLLPYATPEQQMLIILMLAGVTAGALPLSSAVPAAAIAFLVTSILPFLITIALFGTYIHYLFDMALLVYLLYSMVLVLRAYRLVRDASILQFENDSLLQHLSEAKIQLENSNKKLEETATHDALTSIPNRSLFQRKLEEAILKARKSQQRGALLYIDLDRFKLVNDVYGHDVGDKLLIEIVGELKNYFTHNEVIARLGGDEFTVILENIKNSDAIEKIAEELCDIIAKPIQIKNLIIKISASIGIAVFPGDGTNAETLLTVADKAMYYVKEHGGSCSKLANDLPAFLS, encoded by the coding sequence ATGATGCCATTAAATCATCAAGCTACAAATCAAACAACGCCCGAAATCGCTAGTAAAACTTGTGCTCATTTAATTAATCATGTTTATAAACAAACAAATTTAGCGATGGTGGCTTCGTTCTTTTGTGCAGCTATTGTTTTTTTGGGACTTATTCCCACCTTTAAATATAATTTTTCACTGTATGCTTGGTTTAGTTTTTATGCGCTTATTACTTTTTTACGGATCAGCGTAGTCTATGCATTTGAGCACAGAAATTTATCAACGCATATTAATCTCTGGCGTAATTTATATATTGTGGGTAGTTTGTTCGGTGGTATGAGCTGGGGTTTGTTAGCTATACTTTTACTCCCCTATGCAACACCTGAACAACAAATGTTAATCATTTTAATGTTGGCAGGGGTGACAGCGGGGGCGCTTCCGCTTTCATCTGCCGTGCCTGCTGCAGCTATCGCATTTCTTGTCACTTCCATTCTTCCTTTTCTTATCACCATCGCTTTATTTGGCACTTACATTCATTATTTATTTGATATGGCTTTACTGGTTTATTTACTTTATTCAATGGTGCTGGTTTTAAGGGCGTACCGATTGGTTAGAGATGCTAGTATCTTGCAATTTGAAAACGATAGTTTATTACAGCATTTGTCAGAAGCTAAAATCCAGTTGGAAAATTCCAACAAAAAATTAGAAGAAACTGCAACTCATGATGCTTTAACTAGTATTCCTAATCGCAGTTTATTTCAAAGAAAATTAGAAGAGGCCATTTTAAAAGCGCGTAAATCACAGCAACGCGGGGCTTTGCTATACATTGACTTAGATCGGTTTAAATTGGTGAACGATGTTTATGGACATGATGTTGGTGATAAATTGTTAATTGAAATTGTTGGTGAGTTAAAAAATTATTTTACTCACAATGAAGTGATTGCAAGATTAGGTGGCGATGAATTTACAGTAATATTGGAAAATATAAAAAATAGTGATGCAATTGAAAAAATTGCAGAAGAATTATGCGACATAATTGCAAAGCCAATTCAAATTAAAAACCTTATTATCAAAATTAGTGCAAGCATAGGGATTGCCGTCTTTCCTGGAGATGGTACTAATGCGGAAACACTTTTAACCGTTGCCGATAAAGCAATGTATTATGTAAAAGAACATGGTGGATCCTGCTCAAAGTTAGCAAACGATTTACCAGCCTTCCTTAGCTAA
- the glpK gene encoding glycerol kinase GlpK, whose product MTAYLLAIDQGTTNSRVIIFDGQMSVVSHHELPLQQTFPRNGWVEQDPQELLTNTLQCIESALKKANLTAAMITACGIANQRETTLVWNKHTGVPIYPAIVWQDRRTSDYCEQKAQSALGTYVREKTGLMIDPYFSASKIRWLLEHCKGARIAADRGELLFGTVDTYLLWHFTHGKRHATDVTNAARTLLFNIQAQKWDNYLLQQFEIPESLLPEVLDSAAHYGEIDASYFGHAIPITAMIGDQQSACIGQAVLTPGTIKGTYGTGCFVLLNTGEHLIQSRNQLLTTVAYRIKGELTYCLEGSIFSAGSTIKWLRDQLHFIGTSADSEKLARSVTNTNQVYLVPAFTGLSAPYWDSRARGAIVGLTFNAGIAEIVRAGLESVAYQTRDLLEAMNNDTQKPLTTLRVDGGMVMNDWLLQFIADLLNVPVERPQCTETTALGAAMLAGLQIGLYQTLEELASLWRLEKRFEPQMPAFESENLYAGWKQAVKRVLE is encoded by the coding sequence ATGACAGCTTATTTACTCGCTATTGATCAAGGAACGACAAATAGTCGCGTTATCATATTTGATGGGCAAATGAGTGTCGTTAGCCATCATGAATTGCCACTACAACAGACTTTTCCTAGAAATGGTTGGGTGGAGCAAGATCCCCAAGAATTGCTGACCAATACATTGCAGTGTATTGAGTCAGCGTTAAAAAAAGCAAATTTAACCGCTGCCATGATCACCGCTTGTGGAATCGCCAATCAACGTGAGACAACATTGGTTTGGAATAAACATACGGGTGTTCCTATTTATCCCGCTATTGTTTGGCAAGACCGTCGTACGAGTGATTATTGTGAGCAAAAAGCTCAATCTGCATTGGGAACTTATGTACGCGAGAAAACTGGCTTAATGATCGACCCCTACTTTTCCGCGAGCAAAATTCGGTGGTTACTTGAACATTGCAAAGGCGCGAGGATAGCAGCGGATCGGGGTGAATTATTATTCGGCACAGTGGATACATACTTATTATGGCATTTCACCCATGGAAAACGTCATGCTACTGATGTAACGAATGCTGCACGAACTTTGTTATTCAATATTCAAGCTCAAAAATGGGACAACTATTTACTTCAACAATTTGAAATCCCTGAAAGTTTATTACCGGAGGTTTTAGATAGTGCAGCTCATTATGGCGAAATTGATGCCTCCTATTTTGGCCATGCCATTCCAATTACTGCGATGATCGGAGATCAACAATCGGCATGTATTGGCCAAGCCGTGCTAACTCCTGGAACGATCAAAGGAACTTATGGGACAGGTTGTTTTGTTTTACTCAATACGGGTGAGCACCTTATACAATCGCGTAATCAATTGTTAACAACTGTTGCTTATCGGATCAAGGGAGAGCTTACTTATTGTTTAGAGGGAAGTATTTTTTCTGCGGGATCAACCATCAAGTGGCTGCGTGATCAACTTCATTTTATTGGCACGTCGGCTGACTCTGAGAAATTAGCGCGCTCAGTGACTAACACGAATCAAGTTTATCTCGTTCCGGCTTTTACCGGTCTTTCCGCACCCTATTGGGATTCGCGCGCGCGAGGCGCGATTGTTGGTTTAACTTTTAATGCGGGTATTGCAGAAATCGTGCGTGCAGGTCTTGAGAGTGTAGCCTATCAAACGCGCGATTTATTGGAAGCTATGAATAATGATACGCAAAAACCACTGACAACCTTGCGTGTTGACGGCGGGATGGTAATGAATGATTGGTTATTACAATTTATAGCCGACTTACTTAATGTACCTGTGGAGCGTCCCCAGTGTACAGAAACGACAGCGCTTGGTGCTGCCATGCTCGCAGGATTACAAATCGGTTTATATCAGACGCTTGAGGAATTAGCTTCACTTTGGCGTTTAGAAAAAAGATTTGAACCTCAAATGCCAGCTTTTGAAAGTGAAAATTTATATGCAGGATGGAAGCAAGCCGTTAAGAGAGTTTTGGAGTAG
- a CDS encoding glutamate--cysteine ligase, with protein MNTLPPFKENKDLTLGVELELQLIDLQHFNLAMEAKDFLRRVGERNHTGKMIPEITQSMIELNSSVHESYSTLVQELRELRDILAEEALQTHIGICGGGTHPFQQWKEQRIYPTERFASVSEQYGYLAKQFTIFGQHIHIACPNGDDAMYLCHAFARYIPQFIALSAASPFQQGVDTAFDCSRLAIISAFPMSGTPPWILTWKGFEEYFSRMAELSVVKSMKDFYWDIRPKPEYGTVEVRICDTPLTVEKAAELGAYAQLLVYWLLDQRPQLSKDIYITYLINRYRATRYGLDAICIDPITRTQATLTDNIINTVEHLEPYAKRFHAEVALKQIKNAALNHANGAAWLRKKYSDYRSLNDVVRSQVKLWRKG; from the coding sequence ATGAATACACTGCCGCCCTTTAAAGAAAATAAAGATCTCACGTTGGGCGTTGAACTTGAATTGCAATTGATTGACTTACAGCATTTCAATTTGGCCATGGAGGCTAAAGATTTTTTGAGGCGCGTGGGCGAGCGAAATCATACCGGCAAAATGATTCCTGAAATTACACAATCGATGATCGAATTGAATTCCTCCGTCCATGAATCGTATTCAACGCTCGTACAAGAATTACGCGAATTACGAGATATTTTAGCTGAAGAAGCATTGCAAACGCATATTGGTATTTGTGGTGGTGGCACGCATCCTTTCCAACAATGGAAAGAACAACGTATTTATCCCACCGAACGATTCGCAAGTGTTTCAGAGCAATATGGTTATCTCGCTAAACAATTCACGATCTTCGGTCAGCATATTCATATTGCCTGTCCCAATGGAGATGATGCGATGTATCTTTGCCATGCTTTTGCACGGTACATTCCTCAATTCATTGCTCTCTCTGCAGCTTCTCCTTTTCAACAAGGTGTTGATACTGCATTTGATTGCTCGCGGCTTGCGATTATTAGTGCTTTTCCTATGAGTGGGACACCGCCCTGGATCTTAACTTGGAAAGGTTTTGAAGAATATTTTTCGCGTATGGCTGAATTATCTGTCGTAAAAAGTATGAAAGATTTTTATTGGGACATTCGTCCCAAACCAGAATATGGCACTGTCGAAGTGAGAATTTGTGACACGCCGCTTACGGTAGAAAAAGCGGCTGAACTCGGTGCTTATGCGCAATTACTAGTATATTGGTTACTTGATCAACGTCCACAGCTTTCCAAAGATATTTATATAACTTATTTAATTAATCGCTATCGTGCCACGCGATATGGATTGGATGCCATTTGCATTGACCCTATTACCAGGACTCAAGCAACCCTCACTGACAATATTATCAATACTGTTGAGCACTTGGAACCTTATGCCAAGCGATTCCATGCAGAAGTTGCTTTGAAGCAAATAAAAAATGCTGCTCTAAATCACGCCAATGGTGCTGCATGGTTACGAAAAAAATATAGTGATTATCGATCCTTGAATGATGTGGTGCGCAGTCAAGTTAAGTTATGGCGTAAAGGTTAA
- a CDS encoding trans-2-enoyl-CoA reductase family protein, translating into MIIQPKIRGFICATAHPEGCLRAVRNQMNYVLEQGELRGPRNVLVIGASTGYGLASRIVATFASHAKTIGVFFERAADEKRTASPGWYNSAAFESVAHDAGFYAKSINGDAFSRDVKEQTADLIAKDLQQVDLIIYSVASPRRTHPDSGITFSSTLKPIGQVFQGKTVDAFRGEIKDVKIEPANEKEIEDTIAVMGGEDWAMWIDYLLERNLLAHGAQTIAYSYIGPELTHAIYKDGTIGQAKKDLKNTADQLNQRLQSIGGSASVSVNKAVVTQASAAIPVVPLYISILFKLMKEAGTHEGCVEQIYRLFKDYLYATYPLQRDRDGYIRIDDLEMDPKLQQQVAGLWTQINSDNVNTLTDIEGYRSDFYELFGFNFSDVNYEQDVNPDVKITSITS; encoded by the coding sequence ATGATCATACAACCAAAAATACGAGGTTTTATTTGTGCCACCGCGCATCCAGAAGGATGCCTTCGAGCTGTTCGAAACCAAATGAATTATGTACTAGAGCAAGGTGAGTTACGTGGACCAAGAAATGTTTTAGTAATCGGTGCGTCGACCGGTTATGGATTAGCAAGTCGCATTGTTGCAACATTTGCATCCCATGCAAAAACAATTGGTGTGTTTTTTGAACGTGCAGCTGATGAAAAAAGAACGGCTTCTCCAGGTTGGTATAACTCAGCTGCGTTTGAAAGCGTAGCACATGATGCTGGCTTCTATGCAAAGAGTATTAACGGCGATGCTTTTTCACGTGATGTTAAAGAGCAAACAGCTGATCTCATTGCTAAAGATCTTCAACAAGTTGATTTGATTATTTATTCAGTTGCGTCACCAAGACGAACGCACCCGGATAGTGGTATTACTTTTTCTTCAACGTTGAAACCCATCGGACAAGTTTTCCAAGGAAAAACAGTGGATGCATTTCGAGGTGAAATTAAAGACGTTAAGATTGAGCCTGCCAATGAAAAAGAGATCGAGGACACGATTGCGGTGATGGGGGGTGAAGATTGGGCAATGTGGATTGATTATCTGCTTGAACGTAATTTATTGGCCCACGGTGCGCAAACGATTGCTTACTCTTACATCGGGCCCGAATTAACCCATGCTATTTATAAGGATGGAACGATAGGTCAGGCCAAAAAGGATTTGAAAAATACAGCTGATCAATTAAATCAACGTTTACAATCCATTGGAGGTTCGGCTTCCGTTTCAGTCAATAAAGCTGTAGTGACGCAAGCAAGTGCGGCAATTCCTGTTGTACCTCTTTATATTTCGATTTTATTTAAATTGATGAAAGAAGCTGGCACCCATGAAGGTTGTGTAGAACAAATCTATCGTCTCTTTAAAGATTATTTGTATGCAACGTATCCATTACAACGCGATCGCGATGGTTATATCCGCATTGATGATTTAGAAATGGATCCGAAGCTTCAACAACAAGTTGCTGGGCTGTGGACGCAAATCAATAGTGATAATGTCAATACACTTACAGACATTGAAGGTTATCGCTCAGATTTTTATGAGTTATTTGGATTTAATTTCTCTGACGTTAACTATGAACAAGATGTTAACCCTGATGTAAAAATCACATCGATCACTTCATAA
- the ggt gene encoding gamma-glutamyltransferase — translation MPKLFSSKNLQANRMGKALWSLLYLFAFLIHTPIIANATEGLVVSEHQLASAAGAAMLKKGGNAIDAAVAVGYALAVVAPASGNIGGGGFMTIHLAGNKNVFINFREQAPLAAHADMFVDPKGKVRPALATQGYLAVAVPGTVLGLDTALTLYGTLPRSVVMQPAIRLATEGFAVTPDLAQQFKNDVTFFRGQPNIAAIFLNKGQPYLAGECLRQTNLGRTLTLIAKQGPLVFYQGEIAQAVVAASKTHGGLLTLADFARYTIQLKSPLTCQYRGYTLITAPLPSSGGIVLCEMLQILANFPLQQLGFHSYKTLQYTIEAMRYGFHDRNKLGDPDFVASPFEQFISKQYGATVAFDIEQQINRPALSLPFASEHPETTHYSVVDTKGNAASVTYTLNGRYGAGVIAGNTGFFLNDEMDDFSAGRNIANQFGLLQSNLNRIQPGKRPLSSMTPTIVLKNNKLFLVIGSPGGPRIITSVLLALLHVLNDGLTIDQAVNAPRFHFQGYPSQVFLEPFAFTTFIQKQLEWRGYQFITEAPWGAVEAIYVDPKTHQVFPGVDRRRPDGGSARVTLP, via the coding sequence ATGCCAAAGCTATTTTCATCCAAAAATTTACAAGCAAATAGGATGGGTAAAGCCCTATGGTCTTTGCTTTATCTCTTCGCCTTCCTTATTCATACGCCGATTATCGCAAATGCTACCGAAGGATTAGTAGTAAGTGAACACCAACTTGCATCGGCTGCGGGGGCCGCAATGTTGAAAAAAGGCGGTAATGCAATCGATGCGGCAGTGGCGGTGGGTTATGCGTTAGCAGTCGTTGCGCCTGCTTCGGGAAATATTGGTGGGGGCGGTTTTATGACTATCCACTTAGCTGGGAATAAGAATGTATTTATCAATTTTCGTGAACAAGCACCGCTTGCAGCGCATGCGGACATGTTTGTGGATCCGAAAGGCAAGGTACGACCGGCTCTCGCAACGCAAGGTTATCTTGCCGTAGCAGTGCCAGGAACGGTTCTCGGCCTCGATACGGCACTGACACTGTACGGCACACTGCCGCGTAGCGTTGTGATGCAGCCGGCCATTCGCTTGGCAACAGAAGGCTTTGCAGTAACGCCTGACCTTGCTCAGCAATTTAAAAACGATGTCACTTTTTTTCGCGGCCAACCTAATATTGCAGCCATTTTTTTAAACAAAGGGCAGCCTTATCTCGCAGGTGAATGTCTACGTCAAACCAATCTTGGTCGAACCCTCACGCTCATTGCAAAGCAAGGTCCTCTGGTTTTTTACCAAGGCGAAATAGCGCAAGCTGTTGTTGCAGCCAGTAAAACACATGGCGGATTGTTAACGCTTGCTGATTTTGCTCGCTATACGATTCAATTAAAATCGCCTCTCACCTGTCAATACCGCGGTTATACCCTAATCACCGCCCCCTTACCCTCTTCAGGTGGGATCGTACTTTGTGAAATGTTACAAATCCTCGCAAACTTTCCGCTGCAGCAATTAGGTTTTCATTCTTATAAAACGCTGCAATACACGATTGAAGCGATGCGCTATGGATTTCATGATCGAAATAAATTGGGTGATCCCGATTTCGTCGCATCACCTTTTGAGCAATTCATTTCTAAACAATATGGCGCAACGGTCGCTTTCGACATTGAGCAGCAAATCAATCGACCTGCGCTCTCCTTACCATTTGCATCCGAACACCCAGAAACAACGCACTATAGTGTGGTTGATACGAAAGGTAATGCAGCTTCAGTCACCTATACATTAAATGGTCGTTATGGTGCAGGGGTCATAGCTGGAAACACAGGATTTTTTCTCAATGATGAAATGGATGACTTCTCGGCCGGTCGCAATATTGCCAATCAATTTGGTTTACTTCAATCCAATTTGAACCGCATTCAACCGGGTAAGCGTCCTTTAAGCTCAATGACGCCGACTATCGTGCTCAAAAATAATAAACTTTTCTTAGTGATTGGCAGTCCGGGTGGACCACGCATTATTACTTCTGTGCTTTTAGCTTTACTCCATGTTTTGAATGATGGTCTTACCATTGATCAAGCAGTCAACGCCCCCCGCTTTCATTTTCAAGGTTATCCTTCGCAAGTATTCCTTGAACCCTTTGCATTCACGACTTTCATTCAAAAACAACTGGAATGGCGGGGTTATCAATTCATAACCGAAGCGCCCTGGGGAGCAGTGGAAGCTATTTACGTCGACCCTAAAACGCATCAAGTATTTCCCGGCGTCGATCGTAGAAGACCCGATGGGGGAAGTGCAAGGGTAACGCTTCCTTGA
- a CDS encoding sulfurtransferase: MSCSYLTISGYKFLALSALDELRQKLLSECTSLSLLGTILLSHEGININLMGSENDLVSFKLFLKRDTQFTSINFRESYTEISPFKKLKIKIKKEIITFKNNQVCPTQGLAPYIHPCELKNWLDMEKDFLLLDTRNQYEVEIGTFQKAVHINNLLHFSQLTAHLDHLDKTKPVVTFCTGGIRCEKAALHLQDAGFTEVYQLEGGILNYFTEVGGEHYQGDCFVFDNRTAVNPKLEAVNNAQNLLAEDHPTPKLS, encoded by the coding sequence ATGTCATGTTCCTATCTCACAATCAGTGGTTATAAATTTTTAGCGCTTTCAGCGCTCGATGAATTGCGCCAAAAACTTTTATCCGAATGTACTTCCTTGTCGCTCTTAGGCACCATTTTATTAAGTCATGAAGGCATTAATATTAATTTGATGGGGAGCGAAAATGATTTAGTTTCGTTCAAATTATTTTTAAAGCGCGATACACAATTTACGTCTATAAATTTTCGTGAAAGTTATACCGAAATATCACCTTTTAAAAAATTAAAAATTAAAATAAAAAAAGAAATAATTACTTTTAAAAATAATCAAGTTTGTCCCACACAAGGATTAGCGCCGTATATTCATCCTTGTGAATTAAAAAATTGGTTAGATATGGAAAAAGATTTTCTTTTATTAGACACTCGTAATCAATACGAAGTTGAAATTGGCACTTTCCAAAAAGCAGTGCATATTAATAATCTTCTTCATTTTAGCCAGCTTACCGCTCATTTGGATCATCTTGATAAAACAAAACCGGTCGTTACCTTTTGTACTGGTGGCATTCGGTGTGAAAAAGCTGCACTCCATTTACAAGATGCAGGATTTACTGAAGTGTATCAACTTGAAGGTGGCATTTTAAATTATTTTACGGAAGTGGGAGGCGAGCATTATCAAGGCGACTGTTTTGTTTTTGATAATCGTACGGCGGTTAATCCAAAACTTGAAGCCGTTAACAACGCACAAAATCTTTTAGCAGAAGATCATCCTACTCCAAAACTCTCTTAA